A genome region from Streptomyces xanthophaeus includes the following:
- a CDS encoding MFS transporter, which yields MRKWLPLTAVCLGAFMLLVDVTIVTVALPDMSADMQTGFAGLQWVMDVYALALAALLLGAGSLADRIGRRRVYLVGLGLFAAASLACGLATGPAELIAFRAVQGIGGAAMFATTMALLSASYQGRDRGVAFGVWGAVNGAAAAAGPIIGGLLTENFGWRWIFFINLPVSALAVYVTLKSVAESRNPHAGRLDLPGMATFTAGAAAVTYAVIRVGENGWASPTTLGLLGLGVAAFAAFVLVELRSTRPMLDLSLFRSRTFVAVMAAGLLLSGAAFSYLMYVSLWLQSAEGMSPVGAGLVLLPLSAAGFVVAAVAGRLLHAVPPRLTIGGGLLLIGLGALLQAWMLDAGDGWTALVPGLLVTGVGVGAATPALAATAMGAVAPARAGMAGGALNTARQLGTALGIALLGAVFHAGLRSGLGDGGRGLAEPLASGGAGQVLAEAPAGAAREALTGLVEAAFASGLRETFLVSAAMGLAGALAVFLLLRGGTPAAAAPLPRPRTQSTGAEDPAGAPAVRN from the coding sequence ATGCGCAAATGGCTGCCCCTGACGGCCGTCTGCCTCGGGGCTTTCATGCTCCTGGTCGACGTCACGATCGTGACCGTCGCCCTGCCCGACATGTCTGCCGACATGCAGACCGGATTCGCCGGCCTCCAGTGGGTGATGGACGTCTACGCCCTCGCCCTGGCCGCCCTGCTGCTGGGAGCGGGCTCGCTCGCCGACCGGATCGGCCGCCGCCGCGTCTACCTCGTCGGGCTCGGGCTCTTCGCCGCCGCCTCGCTCGCCTGCGGACTGGCCACCGGCCCGGCCGAGCTGATCGCCTTCCGCGCCGTCCAGGGCATCGGCGGGGCCGCCATGTTCGCCACCACCATGGCCCTGCTCAGCGCGTCCTACCAGGGGCGCGACCGCGGGGTGGCCTTCGGCGTCTGGGGCGCGGTCAACGGCGCCGCCGCCGCGGCCGGGCCGATCATCGGCGGGCTGCTCACCGAGAACTTCGGCTGGCGCTGGATCTTCTTCATCAACCTGCCCGTCAGCGCGCTGGCCGTGTACGTCACCCTCAAGTCGGTGGCCGAGTCCCGCAACCCGCACGCCGGGCGCCTCGACCTGCCCGGCATGGCCACCTTCACCGCGGGCGCCGCGGCCGTCACCTACGCGGTGATCCGCGTCGGCGAGAACGGCTGGGCCTCGCCCACCACCCTCGGCCTGCTCGGCCTGGGCGTGGCCGCCTTCGCCGCCTTCGTCCTCGTCGAACTGCGCAGCACCCGCCCGATGCTGGACCTCTCGCTCTTCCGCAGCCGGACCTTCGTCGCCGTCATGGCCGCCGGACTGCTGCTGTCCGGGGCCGCGTTCTCGTACCTCATGTACGTCTCCCTCTGGCTGCAGTCCGCCGAGGGGATGAGCCCGGTCGGCGCGGGCCTGGTGCTGCTGCCGCTCAGCGCGGCCGGCTTCGTCGTCGCCGCGGTGGCCGGACGGCTGCTGCACGCGGTCCCGCCCCGGCTGACCATCGGCGGCGGACTGCTGCTGATCGGCCTCGGCGCGCTGCTCCAGGCCTGGATGCTCGACGCCGGGGACGGCTGGACCGCGCTCGTGCCCGGGCTGCTCGTGACCGGCGTGGGGGTGGGCGCCGCGACCCCGGCGCTGGCCGCCACCGCGATGGGGGCCGTGGCCCCGGCCCGGGCGGGCATGGCGGGCGGCGCCCTGAACACCGCGCGCCAGCTGGGCACCGCCCTCGGCATCGCCCTGCTCGGCGCGGTCTTCCACGCGGGGCTGCGTTCCGGGCTCGGTGACGGCGGCCGGGGGCTGGCGGAGCCGCTGGCCTCCGGCGGCGCCGGGCAGGTGCTCGCCGAAGCCCCGGCGGGCGCGGCCCGCGAGGCACTGACGGGGCTGGTGGAGGCCGCCTTCGCGAGCGGTCTGCGCGAGACGTTCCTGGTCTCGGCCGCGATGGGGCTGGCCGGTGCGCTGGCGGTCTTCCTCCTGCTCCGCGGCGGGACGCCGGCCGCCGCGGCTCCCCTCCCGCGGCCCCGTACGCAGTCCACCGGGGCCGAGGACCCGGCGGGGGCACCGGCCGTACGGAACTGA
- a CDS encoding sugar transferase yields MRHVHIPAQRVARAARESLAPARRLGDKARWYRPAAIAADFLGAAIPVGLVFDAAQQVRPVYCALAAAVAWTGVQALRRRYATRTLGESRGVLPVVHDWLILIGVLAVARVVTEEATPRLSALGALLPALLITVAVHKLTYRHLSAARREAQAVSRVLVVGEPDAAEDVIAHLAARTDHPYVVVGVVPVGAGPLASGVPVAARLDGCASEVPNGDSAAVLGAVASHHADLVLVAPGVRITGERLRRIAWALHDAGLELAVFPGLVEVSVKRLETLSAGGLAVLRVAPPVSRGVQTLLKSALDRVGAAAGLLLLSPVLLGIVLAIRLGSRGPAFYRQRRIGRGGVPFVMWKFRTMVVDADALKADLSGSNENDGLMFKMRRDPRVTRVGRLLRRTSLDELPQLINVLTGNMSLVGPRPPLPEEVAKYDEVELRRLTVRPGMTGLWQISGRSDLSWDETIQLDLQYVDNWSFTSDVDVMGRTLRAVVDGRGAY; encoded by the coding sequence ATGAGGCATGTTCATATTCCTGCGCAAAGAGTGGCCAGAGCGGCCAGGGAGTCCCTTGCGCCCGCACGGCGCCTCGGGGACAAGGCCCGTTGGTACCGCCCGGCCGCAATCGCCGCCGACTTCCTCGGCGCCGCGATCCCGGTAGGACTCGTCTTCGATGCCGCGCAGCAGGTCCGGCCCGTCTACTGCGCCCTGGCCGCCGCCGTGGCGTGGACCGGGGTGCAGGCGCTGCGCCGCCGCTACGCGACCCGGACACTCGGGGAGTCCCGCGGTGTGCTGCCCGTCGTACATGACTGGCTGATTCTGATCGGCGTTCTGGCCGTGGCGCGTGTGGTGACCGAAGAGGCCACCCCCCGGCTGTCCGCTCTCGGGGCCCTGCTGCCCGCTCTGCTCATCACCGTCGCCGTCCACAAACTGACCTACCGGCACCTCTCCGCCGCCCGACGCGAGGCCCAGGCCGTCAGCCGGGTCCTGGTCGTCGGCGAGCCCGACGCGGCCGAGGACGTCATCGCACACCTCGCCGCCCGCACCGACCACCCGTACGTCGTCGTCGGCGTGGTCCCGGTCGGTGCCGGACCGCTCGCCAGCGGGGTGCCCGTGGCGGCGCGGCTCGACGGATGCGCTTCCGAGGTCCCGAACGGCGACTCCGCGGCCGTGCTCGGCGCCGTCGCCAGCCACCACGCAGACCTGGTGCTGGTGGCCCCCGGCGTGCGGATCACGGGGGAGCGGCTGCGCCGGATCGCCTGGGCCCTGCACGACGCCGGGCTGGAACTCGCCGTCTTCCCGGGCCTGGTGGAGGTATCCGTCAAGCGGCTGGAGACCCTGTCCGCGGGCGGGCTCGCCGTGCTGCGGGTGGCGCCGCCCGTCAGCCGCGGGGTGCAGACCCTGCTCAAGTCCGCCCTCGACCGGGTCGGAGCCGCGGCCGGACTGTTGCTGCTCTCCCCGGTCCTCCTGGGGATCGTCCTGGCCATCCGACTCGGCTCGCGCGGCCCGGCCTTCTACCGGCAGCGGCGGATCGGCCGCGGCGGAGTCCCGTTCGTCATGTGGAAGTTCCGCACGATGGTCGTGGACGCCGACGCCCTGAAGGCCGACCTGTCCGGGTCGAACGAGAACGACGGCCTGATGTTCAAGATGCGCCGCGACCCCCGGGTGACCCGGGTGGGCCGGCTGCTGCGCCGTACCTCGCTGGACGAGCTGCCGCAGCTGATCAACGTACTGACCGGCAACATGTCGCTGGTCGGCCCCCGTCCGCCGCTTCCGGAGGAAGTGGCGAAGTACGACGAGGTCGAGCTGCGCCGGCTCACCGTACGGCCCGGGATGACGGGACTGTGGCAGATCAGCGGACGGTCCGACCTGTCCTGGGACGAAACCATCCAGCTCGACCTCCAGTACGTCGACAACTGGTCCTTCACCAGTGATGTCGACGTGATGGGCCGCACGCTCCGCGCCGTCGTAGACGGTCGCGGAGCGTACTGA
- a CDS encoding Lrp/AsnC family transcriptional regulator: MNETQLDALDQSLVHALVIDGRASFSRLAEVLEVSDQTVVRRYRRLRTAGLVRVVGLPQGSRVGLFESWLRVQCAPDAALPVAEALARRPDIAWVTLNSGGTEVHCMTRARTRRDRDTLLLEKLPRTRRVTGISAHTILRKFFGGPDSWAGVDVLRPDQIAALERPAAPPGPDRYALDETEFALLAVLGRDGRAGYPELARATGLSESTARRKVERLRDLGALFFDVEFVPSLFGYEAEATMVLTVPPARLAEVGAALASHREVPFAAAVTGAASLMAVVVCRDTDALYTYLTERIGAVDGVGQVEVIPALRSVKRAGMLVEGERLVDPPPAP, encoded by the coding sequence ATGAACGAGACGCAGCTGGACGCACTCGACCAGTCCCTGGTGCACGCCCTCGTGATCGACGGCCGGGCCTCCTTCAGCCGGCTCGCCGAGGTGCTGGAGGTCTCCGACCAGACCGTCGTACGCCGCTACCGGCGGCTGCGGACCGCCGGTCTGGTCCGGGTGGTCGGGCTGCCGCAGGGCAGCCGCGTCGGCCTGTTCGAGTCCTGGCTGCGGGTGCAGTGCGCCCCCGACGCGGCGCTCCCGGTGGCCGAGGCGCTCGCCCGCCGCCCGGACATCGCGTGGGTGACCCTGAACTCGGGCGGCACGGAGGTCCACTGCATGACCCGGGCCCGTACCCGCAGGGACCGGGACACCCTGCTGCTGGAGAAGCTGCCGCGCACCCGCCGGGTGACCGGCATCAGCGCCCACACCATCCTGCGGAAGTTCTTCGGCGGGCCCGACTCGTGGGCGGGCGTGGACGTGCTGCGCCCGGATCAGATCGCGGCCCTGGAACGGCCCGCGGCCCCGCCCGGGCCGGACCGGTACGCCCTGGACGAGACGGAGTTCGCGCTGCTCGCGGTGCTGGGCCGCGACGGCCGCGCCGGGTATCCGGAACTGGCCCGCGCCACCGGGCTGTCGGAGTCGACCGCCCGCCGGAAGGTGGAACGGCTGCGCGATCTCGGGGCGCTCTTCTTCGACGTGGAGTTCGTCCCCTCGCTCTTCGGCTACGAGGCCGAGGCGACGATGGTGCTGACCGTCCCGCCGGCCCGGCTCGCGGAGGTGGGGGCCGCGCTGGCGAGCCACCGCGAGGTGCCGTTCGCGGCGGCCGTGACCGGGGCGGCCTCCCTGATGGCGGTGGTCGTGTGCCGGGACACCGACGCGCTCTACACGTACCTGACCGAGCGGATCGGCGCGGTGGACGGCGTGGGGCAGGTGGAGGTGATCCCGGCCCTGCGCAGCGTCAAACGGGCCGGGATGCTCGTGGAGGGCGAGCGGCTGGTGGATCCGCCGCCCGCCCCCTGA
- a CDS encoding ADP-ribosylglycohydrolase family protein, producing the protein MDDRSGAARDSLEGLVLGDAFGQSWFVRDAGAGERWLAARELRPGPWKWTDDGAMGLVLHAHLVRYGEVRPAELAAAFAAEYARDAYRQYGASMHEVLERIGAGEDWRAVTGEQFGGQGSWGNGAAMRVAPLGAFFHGDMDAVVEQARRSALATHAHPEAVAGAVAVAVAAALAAAGRGGPAPRRPDFLREVAGRVLPGQVRDLLLTAAALPAGTTVREAAERLGSGWRISAPDTVPFALWCAAGEPDDLAEALWRTVEGWGDRDTTCAIAGGVVAARAGLSGVPADWWSRAEPARIPGGTA; encoded by the coding sequence ATGGATGACAGGTCGGGCGCGGCACGGGACAGCCTTGAGGGGCTGGTGCTCGGGGACGCCTTCGGGCAGAGCTGGTTCGTACGTGACGCCGGGGCCGGCGAGCGGTGGCTGGCCGCGCGCGAGCTGCGTCCGGGGCCGTGGAAGTGGACGGACGACGGGGCGATGGGGCTCGTCCTGCACGCGCACCTGGTCCGGTACGGGGAGGTGCGCCCGGCGGAACTGGCCGCGGCCTTCGCCGCCGAGTACGCGCGGGACGCGTACCGCCAGTACGGGGCCTCGATGCACGAGGTGCTGGAGCGGATCGGGGCCGGGGAGGACTGGCGGGCCGTCACCGGCGAGCAGTTCGGCGGCCAGGGCTCGTGGGGCAACGGGGCGGCGATGCGGGTGGCTCCGCTGGGGGCCTTCTTCCACGGGGACATGGACGCGGTGGTGGAGCAGGCGCGGCGTTCGGCGCTGGCCACGCACGCGCACCCGGAGGCCGTGGCCGGTGCGGTGGCGGTGGCGGTGGCGGCCGCGCTGGCGGCCGCGGGCCGGGGCGGGCCTGCGCCGCGGCGCCCGGATTTCCTGCGGGAGGTGGCCGGCCGGGTGCTGCCGGGACAGGTGCGGGACCTGCTGCTGACGGCGGCCGCGCTGCCGGCCGGTACGACCGTGCGGGAGGCCGCGGAGCGCCTCGGTTCGGGCTGGCGGATCTCGGCGCCGGACACCGTGCCGTTCGCGCTGTGGTGCGCCGCCGGGGAGCCGGACGACCTGGCCGAGGCGCTGTGGCGCACGGTGGAGGGCTGGGGTGACCGCGACACCACGTGCGCGATCGCCGGCGGTGTGGTGGCCGCCCGCGCGGGCCTGTCCGGCGTCCCGGCCGACTGGTGGTCCCGGGCGGAGCCGGCCCGGATCCCGGGCGGGACCGCGTAA
- the glgP gene encoding alpha-glucan family phosphorylase: MKAIRRFTVRPVLPEPLLQLTELARNLRWSWHSETRELFQSVDPEGWQAAGGDPVRLLGAVSAARLAELAADRRFLRRLAVAAADLDDYVNGGRWYQSQENGAELPAAIAYFSPEFGITAALPQYSGGLGILAGDHLKAASDLGVPLIGVGLLYRHGYFRQSLSRDGWQQEHYPVLDPNELPLGLLRQDDGTPARVSLTLPGGRTLQAHIWQARVGRVPLLLLDSDVEDNDAAAREVTDRLYGGGSDHRLLQEMLLGIGGVRAVRAYCRITGHPDPEVFHTNEGHAGFLGLERIRELEREQGLGFDGAVEAVRAGTVFTTHTPVPAGIDRFERALVARHFGDGGELPGVPVERILELGAETYPGGDPGVFNMAVMGLRLAQRANGVSTLHGAVSREMFAGLWPGFDPADVPITSVTNGVHAPTWVAPEVVRLGARQIGPGRTEDALSVGGSPRWDAVAEIPDQDVWDLRRVLREQLVQEVRDRLRASWRQRGAAAAELGWVDSVLDPDVLTIGFARRVPSYKRLTLMLRDPDRLRRLLLDPERPVQIVVAGKAHPADDGGKRLVQELVRFADDPRVRHRIVFLPDYGMAMAQKLYPGCDVWLNNPLRPLEACGTSGMKAALNGCLNLSVLDGWWDEWFEPDFGWAIPTADGLGADEDRRDHLEASALYELIENRVAPRFYDRAGRSGLPVRWIEMVRRTLVSLGPKVLAGRMVREYVERLYTPAALAHRALDAGAARDLAWWKGRVRAAWPRLSVEHVETLASAPVGGTAELGATLTLRVQVALDTLTPEDVEVQAFAGRVDPQDVIRDGRSFPLKPAAGPDLEGRWVYEGPLALDRTGPFGYTVRILPAHPLLATPAELGLVAAPVETDAGGGVLLR; this comes from the coding sequence GTGAAGGCTATCCGTCGATTCACCGTGCGCCCCGTCCTCCCGGAGCCCCTGCTGCAGCTCACCGAGCTCGCGCGCAATCTGCGCTGGTCGTGGCATTCCGAGACCCGTGAACTCTTCCAATCCGTCGACCCCGAGGGCTGGCAGGCCGCCGGCGGCGATCCCGTCCGGCTGCTCGGCGCCGTCTCCGCGGCCCGGCTCGCCGAACTGGCCGCGGACCGCCGGTTCCTGCGCCGGCTCGCCGTCGCCGCGGCCGACCTCGACGACTACGTGAACGGCGGGAGGTGGTACCAGAGCCAGGAGAACGGCGCGGAACTGCCCGCCGCCATCGCCTATTTCTCCCCCGAATTCGGCATCACCGCCGCCCTGCCGCAGTACTCCGGCGGCCTCGGCATCCTCGCCGGGGACCACCTCAAGGCCGCCAGCGACCTCGGCGTCCCGCTCATCGGGGTGGGCCTGCTCTACCGCCACGGCTACTTCCGCCAGTCGCTCTCCCGCGACGGCTGGCAGCAGGAGCACTATCCCGTCCTCGACCCCAACGAACTCCCGCTCGGCCTGCTCCGCCAGGACGACGGCACCCCCGCCCGCGTCTCGCTGACCCTGCCCGGCGGACGCACCCTGCAGGCCCACATCTGGCAGGCCCGCGTCGGCCGGGTGCCGCTGCTGCTCCTGGACTCCGACGTCGAGGACAACGACGCCGCGGCCCGCGAGGTGACCGACCGGCTCTACGGCGGCGGCAGCGACCACCGGCTGCTCCAGGAGATGCTGCTCGGCATCGGCGGCGTGCGCGCGGTGCGCGCGTACTGCCGGATCACCGGCCATCCCGATCCCGAGGTCTTCCACACCAACGAGGGGCACGCCGGCTTCCTCGGGCTCGAACGCATAAGGGAACTGGAGCGGGAGCAGGGCCTCGGCTTCGACGGCGCCGTCGAAGCCGTGCGCGCCGGGACCGTGTTCACCACGCACACCCCCGTCCCGGCCGGGATCGACCGCTTCGAGCGGGCCCTGGTCGCCCGGCACTTCGGGGACGGCGGGGAACTGCCCGGCGTCCCGGTCGAGCGGATCCTGGAACTGGGCGCCGAGACCTATCCCGGCGGCGACCCCGGCGTGTTCAACATGGCCGTCATGGGCCTGCGCCTGGCCCAGCGGGCCAACGGGGTGTCCACCCTGCACGGCGCGGTCAGCCGGGAGATGTTCGCCGGGCTGTGGCCCGGCTTCGACCCGGCCGACGTGCCCATCACCTCCGTGACCAACGGGGTGCACGCCCCCACCTGGGTGGCCCCCGAGGTGGTCCGGCTCGGCGCCCGCCAGATCGGCCCGGGCCGTACCGAGGACGCCCTGTCGGTCGGCGGATCCCCGCGCTGGGACGCGGTCGCCGAGATCCCGGACCAGGACGTCTGGGACCTGCGCCGGGTCCTGCGCGAGCAACTGGTGCAGGAGGTACGGGACCGGCTGCGCGCCTCGTGGCGCCAGCGCGGGGCCGCAGCGGCAGAACTGGGCTGGGTCGACTCCGTACTCGACCCCGACGTGCTGACCATCGGCTTCGCCCGGCGCGTGCCCTCGTACAAGCGGCTGACGCTGATGCTGCGCGACCCGGACCGGCTGCGCAGGCTGCTGCTGGACCCGGAGCGGCCGGTGCAGATCGTGGTGGCGGGCAAGGCGCACCCGGCCGACGACGGCGGGAAGCGGCTCGTGCAGGAACTGGTCCGCTTCGCGGACGACCCGCGCGTACGGCACCGGATCGTCTTCCTGCCCGACTACGGCATGGCGATGGCTCAGAAGCTCTACCCGGGCTGCGACGTCTGGCTGAACAATCCGCTGCGGCCCCTGGAGGCCTGCGGCACGAGCGGGATGAAGGCCGCCCTGAACGGCTGCCTGAACCTGTCCGTGCTGGACGGCTGGTGGGACGAGTGGTTCGAGCCGGACTTCGGCTGGGCCATCCCGACCGCCGACGGGCTGGGCGCGGACGAGGACCGGCGCGACCACCTGGAGGCGAGCGCCCTCTACGAGCTGATCGAGAACCGGGTCGCGCCCCGGTTCTACGACCGGGCCGGCCGCAGCGGGCTCCCGGTGCGGTGGATCGAGATGGTCCGGCGCACGCTCGTCTCGCTGGGGCCGAAGGTGCTCGCCGGGCGGATGGTCCGGGAGTACGTGGAGCGGCTGTACACCCCGGCCGCGCTCGCCCACCGGGCCCTGGACGCCGGGGCGGCGCGTGACCTCGCCTGGTGGAAGGGGCGGGTCCGGGCGGCCTGGCCGCGGCTCTCCGTCGAGCACGTGGAGACGCTCGCGTCGGCTCCGGTGGGGGGCACCGCCGAACTGGGTGCCACCCTCACCCTGCGCGTGCAGGTGGCGCTGGACACCCTCACCCCCGAGGACGTCGAGGTACAGGCCTTCGCCGGCCGGGTGGACCCGCAGGACGTGATCCGGGACGGGCGCAGCTTCCCGCTCAAGCCGGCCGCGGGGCCCGACCTGGAGGGCCGCTGGGTGTACGAGGGCCCGCTCGCCCTCGACCGTACGGGACCCTTCGGCTACACGGTGCGCATCCTGCCGGCGCACCCGCTGCTGGCGACCCCGGCGGAACTGGGCCTGGTCGCGGCCCCGGTGGAGACCGATGCGGGAGGCGGCGTACTGCTGCGGTAG
- a CDS encoding GDP-L-fucose synthase family protein, with product MTSSLPLLPPNARVFVAGHRGLVGSAVARRLTADGHEVLTRGRADLDLRDAAATAAYLKDVRPDAVVLAAAKVGGIMANSTYPVQFLEENLQIQLSVIGGAHAAGVGRLLFLGSSCIYPKLAPQPIREDALLTGPLEPTNEAYALAKIAGIVQVQSYRKQYGASYISAMPTNLYGPGDNFDLETSHVLPALVRRFHEAAVEGRDEVTLWGSGTPRREFLHVDDLAAACAVLLNSYDGDEPVNIGCGEDLTIKELAETVAEVTGFRGRLAWDTSKPDGTPRKLLDVSRLTSLGWKPAVPLRDGIAATYKWWREQS from the coding sequence ATGACAAGTTCGCTGCCGCTCCTGCCCCCGAACGCCCGCGTCTTCGTCGCGGGTCACCGCGGCCTCGTGGGGTCCGCGGTCGCCCGGCGGCTCACCGCCGACGGCCACGAGGTGCTCACCCGGGGCCGCGCCGACCTCGACCTGCGCGACGCCGCCGCGACCGCCGCGTACCTGAAGGACGTCCGCCCGGACGCCGTGGTGCTGGCCGCCGCCAAGGTCGGCGGGATCATGGCCAACAGCACGTACCCGGTGCAGTTCCTGGAGGAGAACCTGCAGATCCAGCTCAGCGTGATCGGCGGCGCGCACGCCGCCGGCGTGGGCCGGCTGCTGTTCCTGGGATCGTCCTGCATCTACCCGAAGCTGGCCCCGCAGCCGATCCGCGAGGACGCCCTGCTGACCGGCCCGCTGGAGCCGACCAACGAGGCCTACGCCCTCGCGAAGATCGCCGGGATCGTCCAGGTCCAGTCGTACCGCAAGCAGTACGGGGCCTCGTACATCTCGGCCATGCCGACCAATCTCTACGGCCCGGGCGACAACTTCGACCTGGAGACCTCCCACGTCCTGCCGGCCCTCGTCCGGCGCTTCCACGAGGCCGCCGTCGAGGGCCGTGACGAGGTCACGCTGTGGGGCTCGGGCACCCCCCGCCGGGAGTTCCTGCACGTGGACGATCTGGCCGCGGCCTGCGCCGTGTTGCTGAACAGCTACGACGGCGACGAGCCCGTCAACATCGGCTGCGGCGAGGACCTGACCATCAAGGAACTGGCCGAGACGGTCGCCGAGGTGACCGGCTTCCGCGGCCGGCTCGCCTGGGACACGTCCAAGCCGGACGGGACCCCGCGCAAGCTGCTGGACGTGAGCCGCCTGACGTCGCTCGGCTGGAAGCCCGCCGTCCCGCTGCGGGACGGCATCGCCGCCACGTACAAGTGGTGGCGCGAGCAGAGCTGA
- a CDS encoding M4 family metallopeptidase: MRSTPQRRATAAGALVAAAALLAVGMQTGTATADATASQASKAAQPNPGAANRALSASERATLLADANSTTVQAAKALGLGSGEKLVVRDVVQDADGTTHTTYERTYDGLPVLGGDLTVHAKDGVTKSVTKATNHEIKVADTSATVTPAAAESQAVSAASAEGSKEAKPSKNARKVIWAAEGAPVLAFETVVGGLQHDGTPNELHVVTNAKTGAKITEWQAIETGTGNTMYSGQVTLGTTQSGSTWNLTDAARGSHKTYNLNRGTGSGTGTLFSGPDDIWGNGQPSNLETAGGDAHYGAAVTWDYYKNVHGRNGLRNDGVAPYSRVHYGNAYVNAFWSDSCFCMTYGDGEGNNKPLTSTDVAAHEMTHGLTSVTGNMTYSGEPGGLNEATSDIMAAAVEFYANNPQDVGDYLVGEKIDINGDGTPLRYMDKPSKDGASKDSWYSGLGGIDVHYSSGPANHWYYLASEGSGAKVVNGVSYNSPTADGLPVTAIGRDAASKIWFRALTVGYFKSNTNYADARVQTLKAAADLYGQGSAIYNNVANAWAGVAVGSRISNGVTVSPIANQSTVTGSAVSLQVQATSTNPGALSYAATGLPAGLSINSSNGLISGTASTAGTSNVTVTVTDSQNQTGTAAFTWTVGTTQPSVFENTTDYQIADNSTVESPINVTRSGNAPSTLKVDVNIVHTYVGDLKVDLVAPDGSVYNLRNRTGGSADNIVQSFTVNASSEVANGTWKLRVADLASLDTGYINSWKLTF; this comes from the coding sequence TTGAGGTCCACCCCCCAGAGGCGTGCCACCGCTGCCGGCGCGCTCGTTGCCGCGGCAGCCCTGCTCGCCGTAGGTATGCAGACCGGCACCGCGACCGCCGACGCCACCGCGTCGCAGGCCTCCAAGGCCGCCCAGCCCAACCCGGGCGCGGCCAACCGCGCACTCAGTGCCTCGGAGCGTGCGACGCTCCTGGCTGATGCCAACTCGACCACCGTGCAGGCCGCCAAGGCGCTCGGCCTCGGCAGTGGCGAGAAGCTCGTCGTCCGCGACGTGGTCCAGGATGCGGACGGCACCACGCACACCACCTACGAGCGCACCTACGACGGACTCCCCGTCCTCGGTGGTGACCTCACCGTCCACGCCAAGGACGGCGTCACCAAGAGCGTGACCAAGGCGACCAACCACGAGATCAAGGTCGCCGACACCAGCGCCACCGTGACGCCGGCGGCCGCCGAGAGCCAGGCCGTCTCCGCCGCGAGCGCCGAGGGTTCCAAGGAGGCCAAGCCCTCCAAGAACGCCCGCAAGGTGATCTGGGCGGCCGAGGGCGCGCCGGTCCTCGCGTTCGAGACCGTCGTCGGCGGCCTCCAGCACGACGGCACGCCGAACGAGCTCCACGTGGTGACCAACGCCAAGACCGGTGCCAAGATCACCGAATGGCAGGCCATCGAGACCGGCACCGGCAACACGATGTACAGCGGCCAGGTGACCCTCGGGACCACCCAGTCGGGCAGCACCTGGAACCTGACCGACGCCGCGCGCGGCAGCCACAAGACGTACAACCTCAACCGTGGCACCGGCTCCGGCACCGGCACGCTGTTCTCCGGCCCCGACGACATCTGGGGCAACGGTCAGCCGTCCAACCTGGAGACGGCCGGCGGTGACGCCCACTACGGCGCCGCGGTCACGTGGGACTACTACAAGAACGTGCACGGCCGCAACGGCCTGCGCAACGACGGCGTGGCCCCGTACAGCCGGGTCCACTACGGCAACGCCTACGTCAACGCGTTCTGGAGCGACTCCTGCTTCTGCATGACGTACGGCGACGGTGAGGGCAACAACAAGCCGCTCACCTCCACCGACGTGGCCGCGCACGAGATGACCCACGGTCTGACCTCGGTCACCGGCAACATGACCTACAGCGGTGAGCCCGGCGGTCTGAACGAGGCGACCTCCGACATCATGGCGGCGGCCGTCGAGTTCTACGCCAACAACCCGCAGGACGTCGGCGACTACCTGGTCGGCGAGAAGATCGACATCAACGGCGACGGCACCCCGCTGCGCTACATGGACAAGCCCAGCAAGGACGGCGCGTCCAAGGACAGCTGGTACTCGGGCCTCGGCGGCATCGACGTCCACTACTCCTCGGGCCCGGCCAACCACTGGTACTACCTGGCCTCCGAGGGCTCGGGCGCCAAGGTCGTCAACGGCGTGAGCTACAACTCTCCGACCGCGGACGGCCTGCCCGTCACCGCGATCGGCCGTGACGCCGCCTCGAAGATCTGGTTCCGCGCGCTGACGGTGGGCTACTTCAAGTCGAACACCAACTACGCCGACGCCCGCGTCCAGACCCTGAAGGCCGCCGCCGACCTCTACGGCCAGGGCTCGGCCATCTACAACAACGTCGCCAACGCGTGGGCCGGCGTCGCCGTCGGATCCCGCATCTCCAACGGCGTCACGGTCAGCCCGATCGCCAACCAGAGCACCGTCACGGGCAGCGCCGTGAGCCTGCAGGTCCAGGCCACGAGCACGAACCCGGGTGCGCTGAGCTACGCGGCGACCGGCCTGCCGGCCGGCCTGTCGATCAACTCCTCCAACGGCCTGATCTCGGGCACGGCCTCCACCGCGGGCACGTCCAACGTGACCGTCACGGTGACCGACTCGCAGAACCAGACCGGTACCGCGGCGTTCACCTGGACGGTCGGCACCACGCAGCCGAGCGTCTTCGAGAACACCACGGACTACCAGATCGCGGACAACTCGACCGTAGAGTCCCCGATCAACGTGACGCGCTCGGGCAACGCCCCCAGCACGCTCAAGGTGGACGTGAACATCGTCCACACCTACGTCGGTGACCTCAAGGTCGACCTGGTCGCCCCTGACGGCTCCGTCTACAACCTGCGCAACCGCACCGGCGGCAGCGCGGACAACATCGTCCAGTCCTTCACCGTGAACGCCTCCTCCGAGGTCGCGAACGGCACCTGGAAGCTGCGTGTCGCGGACCTCGCGAGCCTCGACACCGGCTACATCAACAGCTGGAAGCTCACCTTCTGA